In Dama dama isolate Ldn47 chromosome X, ASM3311817v1, whole genome shotgun sequence, one genomic interval encodes:
- the RAB9B gene encoding ras-related protein Rab-9B, whose translation MSGKSLLLKVILLGDGGVGKSSLMNRYVTNKFDSQAFHTIGVEFLNRDLEVDGRFVTLQIWDTAGQERFKSLRTPFYRGADCCLLTFSVDDRQSFENLGNWQKEFIYYADVKDPEHFPFVVLGNKVDKEDRQVTTEEAQSWCMENGDYPYLETSAKDDTNVTVAFEEAVRQVLAVEEQLEHCMLGHTIDLNSGSKAGSSCC comes from the coding sequence ATGAGTGGGAAATCCCTGCTCTTAAAGGTCATTCTCTTGGGTGACGGTGGAGTTGGGAAAAGCTCACTCATGAACCGTTATGTAACCAATAAATTTGACTCCCAGGCTTTTCACACCATAGGGGTAGAGTTCTTAAATCGAGATTTGGAGGTAGATGGACGTTTTGTAACTCTCCAGATCTGGGACACTGCAGGGCAGGAACGTTTCAAGAGCCTTAGGACACCCTTCTACAGGGGAGCAGACTGCTGCCTCTTGACCTTCAGCGTGGATGACCGGCAGAGCTTTGAGAACCTGGGTAATTGGCAGAAAGAATTCATCTACTACGCAGATGTGAAAGACCCTGAGCACTTCCCCTTTGTAGTTCTGGGGAACAAAGTAGACAAAGAGGATAGGCAAGTGACAACTGAGGAGGCGCAGTCCTGGTGCATGGAGAATGGAGATTACCCTTATCTAGAAACAAGTGCCAAAGATGATACTAATGTGACAGTGGCCTTTGAAGAAGCTGTCAGGCAGGTGTTGGCCGTAGAGGAACAACTGGAGCATTGCATGTTAGGTCACACTATTGACTTGAACAGTGGTTCCAAAGCAGGATCTTCATGCTGTTAA